A genomic stretch from Achromobacter spanius includes:
- a CDS encoding Bug family tripartite tricarboxylate transporter substrate binding protein, whose translation MALPCLPTILRAGIAAALTLGASAASAQADFPNRPVTLIVSAAPGGTTDIAARLIAQPLGVALGQSVVVENKPGASGGIAAQTVARAKADGYTLLLQYSGFQVITPHVTPTAGWDPVKDFAPVANVLSAPQVVVVRPDLPINSLKELVAYAKANPGKLNYASSGNGSLQQVATELLNQMAGTQITHIPYKGTGPALNDLLGGAVDMTITTPPPLLGQIAAGKLRALAVTGNTRLPSLPNVPTAAEAGYPDLIVSSWFAMYAPKDTPAPVVDKIAGEIQKIMKTDAFRQKAAEQGAEAIFMGPKELGAYTQSELDRWGKVVKAAKITAN comes from the coding sequence CCAGCGCCCAAGCCGACTTTCCCAATCGCCCGGTCACGCTGATCGTGTCCGCCGCGCCCGGCGGCACCACCGACATCGCCGCGCGCCTGATCGCCCAGCCCTTGGGCGTGGCGCTGGGCCAGAGCGTCGTCGTCGAGAACAAGCCGGGCGCCTCCGGCGGCATCGCCGCGCAGACGGTGGCGCGCGCCAAGGCCGACGGCTACACGCTGCTGCTGCAATACTCCGGCTTCCAGGTCATCACACCCCACGTCACGCCCACCGCCGGCTGGGACCCCGTCAAGGACTTCGCCCCCGTCGCCAACGTACTGTCGGCGCCGCAAGTCGTGGTGGTGCGCCCGGACCTGCCCATCAATTCGCTCAAGGAACTGGTGGCGTACGCCAAGGCCAACCCGGGCAAGCTGAACTACGCATCGTCCGGCAACGGCTCGCTGCAACAGGTGGCCACCGAACTGCTGAACCAGATGGCCGGCACGCAGATCACGCACATCCCCTACAAGGGCACCGGCCCCGCGCTGAACGACCTGCTGGGCGGCGCCGTGGACATGACCATCACCACGCCCCCGCCGCTGTTGGGCCAGATCGCCGCCGGCAAGCTGCGCGCGCTGGCCGTCACCGGCAACACCCGCCTGCCGTCACTGCCCAACGTGCCCACCGCCGCCGAGGCCGGCTATCCCGACCTGATCGTGTCATCGTGGTTCGCCATGTACGCCCCCAAGGACACGCCCGCGCCGGTCGTGGACAAGATCGCCGGTGAAATCCAGAAAATCATGAAGACCGACGCCTTCCGCCAGAAAGCCGCCGAACAAGGGGCGGAAGCCATCTTCATGGGGCCGAAGGAACTGGGTGCGTATACGCAATCGGAACTGGACCGCTGGGGCAAGGTGGTCAAGGCCGCGAAGATCACGGCTAACTAA
- the pstB gene encoding phosphate ABC transporter ATP-binding protein PstB yields the protein MENTATAVKNKIEVKDLNFYYGKFHAIRNVNMSIQEKKVTAFIGPSGCGKSTLLRTFNRMFELYPGQRAEGEIMLDGENLLTTKTDISLIRAKIGMVFQKPTPFPMSIYDNIAFGVRLFERLSKGEMDERVEWALSKAALWNEVKDKLHQSGNSLSGGQQQRLCIARGVAIKPEVLLLDEPCSALDPISTAKIEELIAELKNDYTVVIVTHNMQQAARCSDYTAYMYLGELMEFGQTDQIFVKPSRKETEDYITGRFG from the coding sequence ATGGAAAACACCGCTACCGCCGTCAAGAACAAGATCGAGGTCAAGGACCTGAACTTCTACTACGGCAAGTTCCATGCGATCCGCAATGTGAACATGTCGATCCAGGAGAAGAAGGTCACCGCCTTCATCGGCCCCTCGGGCTGCGGCAAGTCGACGCTGTTGCGCACGTTCAACCGCATGTTTGAACTCTATCCGGGCCAGCGCGCCGAGGGCGAGATCATGCTGGACGGCGAGAACCTGCTGACGACCAAGACCGATATCTCGCTGATCCGCGCCAAGATCGGCATGGTGTTCCAAAAGCCCACGCCGTTTCCGATGAGCATCTACGACAACATCGCGTTTGGTGTGCGCCTGTTCGAGCGTCTGTCCAAGGGTGAAATGGACGAGCGCGTGGAATGGGCCTTGAGCAAGGCCGCGCTGTGGAACGAAGTGAAAGACAAGCTGCACCAAAGCGGCAACAGCCTGTCGGGCGGCCAGCAACAGCGCTTGTGCATTGCACGCGGCGTGGCCATCAAGCCGGAAGTGCTGCTGCTGGACGAGCCGTGTTCCGCGCTGGACCCGATTTCCACCGCCAAGATCGAAGAGCTGATCGCCGAACTGAAGAACGACTACACCGTCGTGATCGTGACGCACAACATGCAGCAGGCCGCGCGCTGCTCTGACTACACCGCCTATATGTACCTGGGCGAGCTCATGGAATTCGGCCAGACCGACCAGATCTTCGTGAAGCCGTCGCGCAAGGAAACCGAGGACTACATCACGGGCCGCTTCGGCTGA
- the pstA gene encoding phosphate ABC transporter permease PstA, whose protein sequence is MAVSVLNMQNGTYRRRRMVNRIMLTVSLSTLVFGLFWLFWIILTLLTRGAPALSYTLFTEITPPPGQTGGLINAIFGSVVMAGVGTLIGTPIGVLAGTYLAEYGHRGWLAPATRFLNDVLLSAPSIIIGLFIYAVYVAQVGHYSGWAGALALAILVIPVVVRTTDNMLLLVPNSLREAAAALGCPKWRMITLVCYRAAKTGIITGVLLAIARISGETAPLLFTALSNQFLSFNMNAPMANLPVVIYQYAASPFKDWNDLAWAGATLITLLVLGINILARNMFRNK, encoded by the coding sequence ATGGCTGTATCCGTACTCAATATGCAGAATGGCACGTACCGCCGGCGCCGCATGGTCAACCGCATCATGCTGACGGTGTCCCTGTCCACGCTGGTGTTCGGGTTGTTCTGGCTGTTCTGGATCATTCTGACCCTGCTGACCCGCGGCGCGCCCGCGTTGTCCTACACGCTGTTCACCGAGATCACACCGCCCCCCGGTCAAACGGGTGGCCTGATCAACGCGATTTTTGGCAGCGTGGTGATGGCTGGCGTTGGCACGCTGATCGGTACGCCGATTGGCGTCCTGGCGGGCACCTACCTGGCTGAATACGGCCATCGCGGCTGGCTCGCGCCCGCCACGCGGTTCCTGAACGACGTGCTGCTGTCGGCGCCGTCCATCATCATCGGTCTGTTCATCTATGCCGTGTATGTGGCGCAGGTGGGGCATTACTCGGGCTGGGCCGGCGCGCTGGCGCTGGCCATCCTGGTGATTCCGGTGGTGGTGCGCACCACTGACAACATGCTGCTGCTGGTGCCCAACAGCCTGCGGGAAGCCGCGGCGGCGCTGGGTTGCCCCAAGTGGCGCATGATCACCCTGGTGTGCTATCGCGCCGCCAAGACCGGCATCATCACCGGCGTGCTGCTGGCCATTGCCCGGATCTCGGGCGAGACCGCGCCGCTGCTGTTCACGGCGCTGTCCAACCAGTTCTTGTCGTTCAACATGAACGCGCCGATGGCCAACCTGCCGGTCGTGATCTACCAATACGCCGCCAGCCCCTTCAAGGACTGGAATGACCTGGCCTGGGCCGGGGCCACGCTGATCACGCTGCTGGTGCTGGGCATCAACATCCTTGCCCGCAACATGTTCCGCAACAAGTAA
- the pstC gene encoding phosphate ABC transporter permease subunit PstC: MSAVMDNSVPLPPSVADSVTTGTPSPMKQNKNALMDALFKNLTRLFAFLVFILLAAILVSLIYGSRESLAKYGLSFLWLNDWDPVNQNYGAVVPIIGTLLTSAIALIIAVPVSFGIAIFLTELSPTWLRRPLGTAVEMLAAIPSIIYGMWGLFVFVPVFQQYVQPFLIATLGNVPIIGGLFAGPPFGIGIFTAGLILSIMIIPFIAAVMRDVFELVPAMLKESAYGLGSTTWEVMWRVVLPFTKSGVIGGIMLGLGRALGETMAVTFVIGNAFKWSGSLFSPGNSIASALANEFNEAGGIQKSALLELGLILFLITTIVLALAKVLLVRLSAGEGKKS; the protein is encoded by the coding sequence ATGAGCGCGGTAATGGATAATAGTGTGCCGCTTCCGCCCAGCGTGGCGGACTCCGTGACTACCGGCACGCCTTCGCCTATGAAGCAAAATAAAAACGCGCTGATGGATGCGCTATTCAAGAATCTGACCCGCCTGTTCGCCTTCCTGGTGTTCATTTTGCTGGCGGCCATTCTTGTATCCCTGATCTACGGCAGCCGCGAATCGCTGGCCAAGTATGGCCTGTCGTTCCTGTGGCTGAACGATTGGGATCCCGTCAACCAGAACTATGGCGCCGTGGTGCCCATCATCGGCACGCTGCTGACCTCGGCCATCGCCTTGATCATCGCCGTGCCGGTCTCGTTTGGTATCGCCATCTTCCTGACCGAACTGTCGCCGACCTGGCTGCGTCGCCCCCTGGGCACGGCCGTGGAAATGCTGGCGGCCATTCCGTCCATCATTTACGGCATGTGGGGCCTGTTCGTCTTCGTGCCGGTATTCCAGCAATATGTGCAGCCCTTCCTGATCGCCACCCTGGGCAACGTGCCCATCATCGGCGGCCTGTTCGCGGGGCCGCCGTTTGGTATCGGTATCTTCACCGCCGGCCTGATCCTGTCGATCATGATCATCCCGTTCATCGCCGCGGTGATGCGCGACGTGTTCGAGCTGGTGCCGGCCATGTTGAAGGAATCGGCCTACGGCTTGGGCAGCACAACCTGGGAAGTCATGTGGCGCGTGGTGCTGCCCTTCACCAAGTCGGGCGTCATCGGCGGCATCATGCTGGGTCTGGGCCGAGCCCTGGGCGAGACGATGGCCGTCACGTTCGTGATCGGTAACGCCTTCAAGTGGTCGGGGTCGCTGTTTTCGCCGGGCAACTCGATCGCCTCGGCGCTGGCCAACGAATTCAATGAAGCGGGCGGCATTCAGAAGTCGGCGTTGCTGGAGCTGGGCTTGATCCTGTTCCTGATCACGACGATCGTGCTGGCCCTGGCCAAAGTGCTGCTGGTTCGCCTGTCCGCAGGCGAAGGCAAGAAATCCTGA
- the pstS gene encoding phosphate ABC transporter substrate-binding protein PstS, whose translation MFKRVFKQVSVGVALSAAVFAVQAANVTGAGASFPYPVYAKWASDYKAATNNAINYQSIGSGGGQQQIIAKTVDFGASDDPMKAADLEKNGLLQFPAVIGGTVPVVHIDGVEPGKLKLSGTVLADIFLGKIKKWDDNAIKALNPDVKLPSADIIVVHRSDGSGTTFGWTNYLSKVSADWKSQVGEGKAVKWPTGQGGKGNEGVAAYVGQLKNSIGYVEYAYAKQNKLAWTQLQNKDGKFVQPEQSAFAAAAANADWKSAPGMGVILTNEPGADSWPVTAATFILIHKSQAKPAQGKAVLDFFDWAFKNGAKSAADLDYVPLPEAVTTQIRAAWGEIKAADGTPVWK comes from the coding sequence CCGTGGGCGTCGCGCTGAGCGCCGCTGTATTTGCCGTGCAAGCCGCCAACGTGACCGGCGCCGGCGCCTCGTTCCCGTACCCGGTCTACGCCAAGTGGGCGTCGGACTACAAGGCGGCCACCAACAACGCCATCAACTACCAGTCGATCGGTTCGGGCGGCGGCCAGCAACAGATCATCGCCAAGACCGTCGATTTCGGCGCTTCGGACGATCCCATGAAGGCGGCTGACCTGGAAAAGAACGGCCTGCTGCAGTTCCCCGCCGTGATCGGCGGCACAGTGCCCGTCGTGCACATCGACGGCGTGGAACCGGGCAAGCTGAAGCTGTCGGGCACCGTGCTGGCTGACATCTTCCTGGGCAAGATCAAGAAGTGGGACGACAACGCCATCAAGGCGCTGAACCCCGACGTGAAGCTGCCTTCGGCCGACATCATCGTCGTGCACCGTTCGGATGGCTCGGGCACGACCTTCGGCTGGACCAACTACCTGTCCAAGGTGTCGGCTGACTGGAAGTCGCAAGTCGGTGAAGGCAAGGCCGTCAAGTGGCCCACCGGCCAAGGCGGCAAGGGCAACGAAGGCGTCGCCGCCTACGTGGGCCAACTGAAGAACTCGATCGGCTATGTGGAATACGCCTACGCCAAGCAGAACAAGCTGGCCTGGACGCAACTGCAGAACAAGGACGGCAAGTTCGTCCAGCCCGAGCAGTCGGCATTCGCTGCCGCGGCCGCCAACGCCGACTGGAAGAGCGCACCTGGCATGGGCGTGATCCTGACCAACGAACCGGGTGCCGATTCGTGGCCCGTCACCGCCGCCACCTTCATCCTGATCCACAAGTCGCAAGCCAAGCCGGCGCAAGGCAAGGCCGTGCTGGACTTCTTTGACTGGGCGTTCAAGAACGGCGCCAAGTCGGCCGCGGATCTGGACTACGTACCGCTGCCGGAAGCCGTGACCACGCAAATCCGCGCCGCCTGGGGCGAAATCAAAGCCGCCGACGGCACCCCCGTCTGGAAGTAG